A region from the Musa acuminata AAA Group cultivar baxijiao chromosome BXJ1-10, Cavendish_Baxijiao_AAA, whole genome shotgun sequence genome encodes:
- the LOC135596137 gene encoding uncharacterized protein LOC135596137: MAAAPLRSVLQRRNGLLPLFETCRLRDLLFFSSSVDPAAAVGGTISPDPHFMVEYLVNSCGFSPSEAAKFSKPLAHLRSTEKPDAVLNFMRSQGLGGAAIRKVISSEPNYLCYNVETNIAPKFQFLRDLGLSESDIVDVILKNDVILRLDVHRSLVPKLEMWESLLGSRELVLKHLKKTRWFFFSSVEKKLHPNLKFLRDECGIPEERVSAVLRSHPQLISQKPESLRALVARADELGMPRQSRMFMWILDALLMVSKERFEAKVELMRSFGWSESDFSSAVRKNPTFLGISLDMLRRKVDFFINVVGYTTSFIASHPTILLYSLQKRVIPRFRVWEMLNTKGLWTRRGKFSYFVKLSNTKFQEKIVLPYKEKVPELLDILRAGAEQ; the protein is encoded by the exons ATGGCTGCTGCTCCGCTCCGCTCCGTACTCCAACGCCGCAATGGCCTTCTGCCCTTGTTCGAAACCTGCCGCCTTCgagatctcctcttcttctcctcctctgtcgACCCTGCCGCCGCCGTAGGCGGCACCATCTCTCCAGATCCCCACTTCATGGTGGAATACCTCGTGAACTCCTGCGGGTTCTCCCCCTCCGAGGCAGCCAAGTTCTCTAAACCTCTTGCGCACCTCCGATCCACCGAGAAACCCGACGCCGTCCTTAACTTCATGAGATCTCAGGGCCTCGGTGGCGCCGCTATCAGGAAGGTGATATCTTCGGAACCCAATTACCTGTGCTACAACGTGGAGACGAACATCGCCCCGAAGTTTCAGTTCTTACGTGATTTGGGCCTATCGGAGTCGGATATCGTCGATGTCATCCTGAAGAACGATGTTATTCTGCGCCTCGACGTTCACCGTTCCTTGGTCCCCAAATTGGAGATGTGGGAAAGTCTCTTGGGATCGAGAGAGCTCGTTCTCAAGCATCTCAAGAAGACCCGATGGTTTTTCTTCTCCAGCGTTGAGAAGAAATTGCATCCTAACCTAAAGTTCTTGAGGGATGAGTGCGGCATTCCTGAAGAAAGGGTCTCTGCCGTATTGAGAAGTCACCCACAATTAATCTCACAGAAACCAGAGTCTCTCCGAGCTTTGGTGGCGAGAGCCGATGAGCTGGGGATGCCACGGCAATCTCGGATGTTCATGTGGATACTTGATGCTCTCCTCATGGTAAGCAAAGAAAGGTTCGAGGCCAAGGTCGAGCTCATGAGGAGCTTCGGGTGGTCGGAGTCGGACTTTTCTTCTGCAGTCAGGAAAAATCCCACCTTCTTAGGCATCTCCCTCGATATGTTGCGCAGAAAAGTGGATTTTTTTATCAACGTGGTCGGTTACACCACTTCCTTCATCGCCTCCCACCCAACTATCTTGCTATATAGTCTGCAGAAGAGGGTAATTCCTCGGTTTCGTGTTTGGGAGATGTTGAATACGAAAGGCTTGTGGACTCGACGGGGCAAGTTTTCGTACTTTGTGAAATTATCAAATACAAAATTCCAGGAGAAGATTGTTCTACCTTACAAAGAAAAAGTTCCTGAGCTTCTTGATATTTTGAGAGCAG GAGCTGAGCAGTGA
- the LOC135596136 gene encoding uncharacterized protein LOC135596136 has product MAAAPLRSVLQRRNGLLPLFETCRLRDLLFFSSSVDPAAAVGGTISPDPHFMVEYLVNSCGFSPSEAAKFSKPLAHLRFTEKPDAVLNFMRSQGLGGAAIRKVISSEPNYLCYNVETNIAPKFQFLRDLGLSESDIVDVILKNDVILRLDVHRSLVPKLEMWESLLGSRELVLKHLKKTRWFFFSSAEKKLHPNLKFLRDECGIPEERVSVVLRSHPQLISQKPESLRGLVARADELGMLRQSRMFMWTVNILHRVSKERFEAKVEFMRRFGWSESEFSSAVRKAPTFLGISLDMLRRKVDFFINVVGYTTSFIASHPTILLYSLQKRVIPRFRVTEMLKLKGLWTGKYKFTSILVFSDAKFMEKFVLPHKENVPELLDILRVAGTWKGNDTLHLASEDEEGLS; this is encoded by the coding sequence ATGGCTGCTGCTCCGCTCCGCTCCGTACTCCAACGCCGCAATGGCCTTCTGCCCTTGTTCGAAACCTGCCGCCTTCgagatctcctcttcttctcctcctctgtcgACCCTGCCGCCGCCGTAGGCGGCACCATCTCTCCAGATCCCCACTTCATGGTGGAATACCTCGTGAACTCCTGCGGGTTCTCCCCCTCCGAGGCAGCCAAGTTCTCTAAACCTCTTGCGCACCTCCGATTCACCGAGAAACCCGACGCCGTCCTTAACTTCATGAGATCTCAGGGCCTCGGTGGCGCCGCTATCAGGAAGGTGATATCTTCGGAACCCAATTACCTGTGCTACAACGTGGAGACGAACATCGCCCCGAAGTTTCAGTTCTTACGTGATTTGGGCCTATCGGAGTCGGATATCGTCGATGTCATCCTGAAGAACGATGTTATTCTGCGCCTCGACGTTCACCGTTCCTTGGTCCCCAAATTGGAGATGTGGGAAAGTCTCTTGGGATCGAGAGAGCTCGTTCTCAAGCATCTCAAGAAGACCCGATGGTTTTTCTTCTCCAGCGCTGAGAAGAAATTGCATCCTAACCTAAAGTTCTTGAGGGATGAGTGCGGCATTCCTGAAGAAAGGGTCTCTGTCGTCTTGAGAAGTCACCCACAATTAATCTCACAGAAACCAGAGTCTCTCCGAGGTTTGGTGGCGAGAGCCGATGAGCTGGGGATGCTACGGCAATCTCGGATGTTCATGTGGACAGTTAATATTCTCCATAGGGTAAGCAAAGAAAGGTTCGAGGCCAAGGTCGAGTTCATGAGGAGGTTCGGGTGGTCGGAGTCGGAGTTTTCTTCTGCTGTCAGGAAAGCACCCACCTTCTTAGGCATCTCCCTCGATATGTTGCGCAGAAAAGTGGATTTTTTTATCAACGTGGTCGGTTACACCACTTCCTTCATCGCCTCCCACCCAACTATCTTGCTATATAGTCTGCAGAAGAGGGTAATTCCTCGGTTTCGTGTGACGGAAATGTTGAAATTGAAAGGATTGTGGACTGGAAAATACAAGTTTACATCGATTCTCGTATTCTCAGATGCCAAATTCATGGAGAAGTTTGTTCTCCCTCACAAAGAAAATGTTCCTGAGCTGCTTGATATTTTGAGAGTTGCTGGCACCTGGAAAGGAAATGATACCTTGCATTTGGCATCGGAGGATGAGGAAGGGCTTAGCTGA